CGGTAGTCGCCCAACAGGCGGCGCACCCGGCCCGCGGTGTGCAGCGCGGTCGCCTGGCCGAGTTCATCGCCGGATCGGGCCGCGGCCTCGGCCGCGGCGGTGTGCAGGTCCCGCGCGAACGCCCACGGTCCATTGACATAAAGATATCCATGAAGCGCGGCGGAGAAGCTCACCAGGTAATCCGCGAGTCCGCGTGTTCTCGCGCTCTCTGTGTAGGCCGAGAGATTCGCGAATTCGTCCCGCACGCATTCCACAGCCTGTTCGCGATTCAGGATCTCCGGGAGGAATCTCGGCGGGTCGCTCGTATGAATATCGATGGCGAGCGCGCGCCGCGCGAGATAGCGGTTCGCCGCCTGTGCGAGAGCGAGGTAGTAGTCGAGAGCGCGACGGGCGGTGGTGCCGTTCGATGCCGGTGTCTCATCGGCATCCGCTCTGCCGAGAGCATGGATGCGCACGAGGTCGTGCATCCGGTAGCGGCCGGGGGAGGGCTCGCTGAGCAGGTTGTGGTCGACCAACTCCTCAAGCCGTCTCCCGGCCGTCGACGGCTCGAGGTCCGCGAGGGCCGCGGAGGCGAACACGTCCAAGTCGTCACCGGCATGCAGGCCCAACCGCCGGTAGAGCAGGCGCAGCTCGTCCGGCAGATGACGGTACGACTCGTCGAAGACGACGGACAGGTCGCGTTCGCCATCAGTCAGCGCATCGACCCGGCCGCTGAGATCACGCAGGCGGGCGGCCAGATGACTGACGCTCCAGCTCGGGCGGTGTCGCAACAGCGCGGCCGCGATCCGCAGGGCCAGGGGGAGCCGGCCGCACAGATCGACCACTTCGCTCACGTCGGCCTCCGCGGCCGCCACCCTGCCGGGGCCGGCCACCCGCCGGAAGAGCGCGGCGGCGGCCGGCTCCGGCAGCAGTCCGAGCGAGAGGTTGACCGCGTCGTCGAGTCCCTTGAGCCGGCGACGGCTGGTGACCACGACGAGGCAGTCCTCCGCGCCCGGCAGCAGCGGCCGGATCTGCGCCTCGTTGCGGGCGTTGTCTAGGACGATCAGTGTTCTCGTCCCGGTGAGCCGACCGCGCAGCAGCGCCGACCGCGCGTCCTCGCCCTCCGGGATCTGATCGGGGCTCAGCCCCAGTGCGAGCAGCAGCGCCTCGAGCACCTCGCGGGCGGCGCGAGGGGGATGCCCAGGCGTATGGCCTCGCAGGTCCGCGAAGAGCTGACCGTCCGGAAACCGCTCCGCGACTCGATGGGCGAAGCGCACGGCCAACGCGCTCTTGCCGATGCCGCCCATGCCGTCGATCGCGGCGATCGGCACCTGGCCGGCCCGCGGTTTTTCGCCATCGGCGCCGCCGTGATCGGCGACGAGTTCGAGCAGCTGGTCCAGTTCGGCTTCGCGGCCGGTGAACGCCCCCGTGTCCGCGGGCAGTTGGTTGCGTGGTCCGGCACGCCGTCGCGGCGGTTCAGGGGCGCTTGGCGCCAAGGCCGCGCTCTGGGCTCGGCGCAGCGCAGGCCCGGGCTCCTGGCCACGCTTGACGAGCGCTGCGGCCGCCCGTGCGGCCACATCGGCGGCGTGCCCGTGGCGATCCGAAGCGACCAGCGCATCGACCAGCGCGGCGGCCAGCCGCTCCCGTCCCGGGTGCAGCCGCACCGGCTCAGCCAACAAGGCGACGGCGCGCGAGGCCTTGTCCGAAGCCAGGTAGAGCTCACCGAGCAGCTCGATCGCGTCGAGCCGGCTCGCCGCCAGCTCGGCTGCCTTCTCCCGCAGCCAAGCGGAATCGAGGCCGACCATCGCCTCCGTGTAGCCCGCCCAAAGCTCGAGCGCCTGCTGCAGATGCGCGGAGGCGAGTTCGTGCTCGTATGACTCGCGTTCCTGGGCGGCTCGGCGCAGCAGCGCCTGGAACGCGTGCACGTCGACGCTTACCGACGCGTCGTCGATCTCGGCCCGGAACCCCGGCCGCACTGCGCGCAGGACCAGCCCGCGACCGGCCGGAGCCAGGGCTTTGCGCAACCGCGAGACGTAGGCGGCCACCAGGTCGCCGGCGGTAGGCGGCGCGTCGCCCGGCCAGGCGCACGCGATCAGTCGGTCCTTCGAGACGGTGCGGCCCGGCTGCAGCAACAGCACCGCGAGAATGCTGCGTGGCTGAGGACCGCCGAGGTCGATCTCCCGGCCCTGATGAAGGGCTCTGGCAGGGCCGAACAGGCACAGCTCGAGCAATGGCGCCGGCTTCGCCGCAGCGGCAAGCGCGCTCTCCCGTCCGAGGTCAACCGCACACTATCGCAGCATACCGCGAAACTTCGGGCAGATCGCCACCGTTTTTCCGGCCACGTCGGCGGCACGCCCCCTCCCCGTCCGACGCCTCGCGGGTGAAGCGCTCGGCGACGATGCGCGAAACCCGGCCGCGCTCCCAGCACAGCCGGCACCCGACCGGCACCTGCGAGCCGGGGCGCACCACCCGGCCAGAGCCCTCGCAGGCGGGACAGGCGACTATGTACCTGCCGTCCCGCCCGCAGCGACGCGCCCCGTCCCGCCACGGGACGCCGTTCTCCACGATGAGTCTCCGCATGGCCCCTTCCCTGCCCTTCCCTCGTCCGCCCTTGGATTCGAGCATCTCGCCCGGTTCTGGAACTGGACTGCAGGATTCCTGCAAGCGCTGGGGGTCAACGGGTCGCAGGTTCGAATCCTGTCAGCCCGAGAAGGAAAGTGCAGGGCGGAGGCCGTGCCCACCGGTTGGTGGGGCGGCCTTCTTCGTTACCCTGCGTGACATGGTCGCAGTGCAGGGTCGGGATTCCGGCTCGATTTGAGTCCGAGTTCCGCTCTGAGACGAGTCCGGATGCGTGCCGGCTTGGATCACGTGGTTGCCCGCATGGTCACGAGTGGGGTTGGATGAGCTCCGTGTCTGTCAATGGTTTGATTACACGTCTCCCGGATGCCGGCGTGGTCGGCGACCGGTGCAGGGCGATGGCCGCACTCGATGCGATCATGAGCCCGGAGTGGCATTCGAGATACTTCTCCTTCGATCCCGCGTGGTCGCCGTCCTTGCAGATGGCCTCGATGCGCGATGGTTCGGGCAACGAGTACGCGATCGTTTTTGCGCCGGAGGGCGTTTGGGCCTACGGCTTCGACCACGAGTCGGAGATGAGCCCGTACCGGCGTGGGCCTTTGACGCTGTGGCCCGGGTTGCTCGACGGGATGCCCGAGGCGTTCCGCCCCTTGGCTCAGGAGCCGGCGTTCTGCGACCCGGACGGCTCGACGCTGCGCGCAACGGTGTGCTTCTGGCGCGAGCACGGCGCAGCCGCGTGGGCGTGTGGTTCGCCGGCGGTGCCGGGCCGGGCGGGTGAGGACGGTGGAGCCGGATGGCTCTTCGAGGTCCTGGTTGACGGCGCAGAGGGGTATGCCGCGTTCGCCCGCGACTACTACGAGGCCGAGGTCGATATCAAGGCGGTGCGGCACGTCTATGCGCTGCGACCACTGACGCCGCGGATCCTGGCGGGACTCAACCCGGAGCTGGATGCGTCGGAGGTGGCGGACGAGCTGCGCTCGTTCGGGCTTGTGCTGCAAGAGGGTGCCTGACCGCTCAGGGCTGAGCCCGGCGCTTTTCGGGCCCGGGTTCCGCTCAGAACCGGACCCGCCCGCTGCGCGGTGGCCCCCGTTTCCGGCCGGGTCCGCCTGAGTATTCGCGCTGCTCTCCTCGGGTTGATGCGCCTTGGTGTGGGCTCGGCGGCGGGACTCGGTGCCGGTCTCGATGATGATGCCGTTATAGGTGAGCCGGCCGATGATCGCGGCGCACGGCCGGGGGTCGGTGAAGGTGCGCGTCCAATTGCCGAACGCGTCGTTCGCGGCGATCGCGATGCTCGATCGTTCCTCGCGCTCGGTCAGCACCTGGAAGAGCAACTCCGCGCCGCGCTGGTCGAGTTCGAGGTACTGAGTTCGCCAGCTATACGGATATCCTCACAGGTGGACCTATACCGAGACCGCGATTATGCCGAGCGCGCTGCGAACCTTGCTGGTCCCGATGCCTTGGAGGCGGGTCAGCTGTCTGCGTAGTCCGGCGCCATGTCGTACTCGTCGACGTGAAGGACAGCGCGGTCGAGATGCCGGCCGAACAGGTTCGGTGCCCTTCCTGGTGGCAGGATCCTGCTGATCTGGCTCGCGGTTGAGATGTCGGACGGCCTACACCGTCGCGGCCCGGCCACCGGGCCTCACTGGCCGGTGGCTCCAGAGATCGCGGGTCCTAACCACTGATCAACGTTTCCCTTATGATTCGACCACGCTGGTCTTGCAGGCAGAGGGAGGAGGGCGCGCTGGTGGTAGAGACGGTTCCTCGGCAACGAACGATGCTGTTCGAGGCGATTCCGGAGGTTGCTACTCTCGCCGAGGGCGCAGTGCGGCTTCATCCCCGGCGCGGTGCACCCACTGCTGAGCGGAGTTCGGCGGGCGCGGCGTTGACGTGGCCGGTGGACGAGCCGTGGCCGGTCTGCACCGATGTGCACGTGGTGGATCGCGCCGAGCGGACTGGGGCATCCGTTCGTGGCTGGTCGGAGGAAGCCGAGCCGGCCGAGCCAGTGGTCCTCGCGGCCGTGGTCCAGCTGTTCAAGCGGGACATCCCTGGCGACCATGGGCATCTGCCTGGCTGGATGTTCCCGGTGCACACCGACGTATTGCAGATCCTGTGGTGCCCGAATAAGCACATAGACACGCTTGCCCCGCAAGCCCGCGCGTATTGGCGCGATACCCACGACCTGCGCGAAGCGGTCTCGAAGAAGCCCGAACTCAACCTTGTCGGGCTGCCGCAGGCAATCCCGGTGCCGTGCCTCCTACATCCGGAGCTGGTCTCAGAGCTGCCGCCACTGCCGCGTGTTCGGGACCACGATCTCCAGCTGTGGTCTGCGATTCCCGCGCACCTGCTTGCACCGCTTCGAAGCTGGCAACACCCGGATGAGCAGGCCTGGGAGGACGAGTCGCACTACGAAGCGCTATCGGCCGCAACGACTGCCAGGCCGTGTTCGCCTGTACTTCCGATCCCGGCCATCCGCTCATGACATACATCGAGTAGATCCAAGCGCCGGACATGCTTGGGCGTCTGAACTTGGACGAGATGCCCCGGTCACCCTATGCAGGCTCCTGACCCGGGGCACGCCCACCGGGCTGGGCGGCCCGGGTAGACCGGTATCTCGCTCAGGTCGGGCACGTGTGTTGCCTTCCGCTTCGGTCACGGTCCCGGCCCTGCGGTACCAGTGGCCGGCATCCACGTCATGAAGCCCTACCTCACCCGGAGGGTCGGCGGCCAGCCTCTGAGTAGCCCCGCTCTGTAGGCCGGAGCCCAGTAGCAGCCGGTTCAATCTGATTCGACCCCATCCGACGCGAGGCCCAGCTCGATACGCATTGCTAGGCGCATTTCGTTCGTAATCTTCGATGGAATGTCGACTATGCAGGCATGAAACTCGGTTGAGGTGGAATTTCCGGGAAGTTCATATTCGCCCATGAGCGCACGGTAAGCGTCGCCAAGGGCGTATCCGACTTCGTCGGTCT
This genomic window from Actinospica robiniae DSM 44927 contains:
- a CDS encoding AfsR/SARP family transcriptional regulator, which encodes MLELCLFGPARALHQGREIDLGGPQPRSILAVLLLQPGRTVSKDRLIACAWPGDAPPTAGDLVAAYVSRLRKALAPAGRGLVLRAVRPGFRAEIDDASVSVDVHAFQALLRRAAQERESYEHELASAHLQQALELWAGYTEAMVGLDSAWLREKAAELAASRLDAIELLGELYLASDKASRAVALLAEPVRLHPGRERLAAALVDALVASDRHGHAADVAARAAAALVKRGQEPGPALRRAQSAALAPSAPEPPRRRAGPRNQLPADTGAFTGREAELDQLLELVADHGGADGEKPRAGQVPIAAIDGMGGIGKSALAVRFAHRVAERFPDGQLFADLRGHTPGHPPRAAREVLEALLLALGLSPDQIPEGEDARSALLRGRLTGTRTLIVLDNARNEAQIRPLLPGAEDCLVVVTSRRRLKGLDDAVNLSLGLLPEPAAAALFRRVAGPGRVAAAEADVSEVVDLCGRLPLALRIAAALLRHRPSWSVSHLAARLRDLSGRVDALTDGERDLSVVFDESYRHLPDELRLLYRRLGLHAGDDLDVFASAALADLEPSTAGRRLEELVDHNLLSEPSPGRYRMHDLVRIHALGRADADETPASNGTTARRALDYYLALAQAANRYLARRALAIDIHTSDPPRFLPEILNREQAVECVRDEFANLSAYTESARTRGLADYLVSFSAALHGYLYVNGPWAFARDLHTAAAEAAARSGDELGQATALHTAGRVRRLLGDYRGAAADFTAALEIYRRLGHEHGQAHALDALGRISWLTADYPAAIEAFERALERYRRAGDTIGEAGSLNGLGRVCRLTGNPAQALDLHARALRLCTQRADPIGQATALNDLGCAREQTGDLAGAFEAQESALALYTKSAHVLGQANAWHALGRLQRLTGRTLDGEGTERHALELYESLGHILGQANAWVELAHACGELGHPAAAEQALRRALALFGRVGDRRGEAEVHDLLSEIIKSTNREADVG